From Calothrix sp. PCC 6303, a single genomic window includes:
- a CDS encoding IS1182 family transposase — MRPLIWEPPISLSSKEEKVAKRIRKAKLFVFLRQIRHELFDPDFQTELARVFKDSSVGLSPIPPAQLALAVILQAYTGVSDDEAIEAIEMDRRWQLVLDCLDCEQAPFGKGTLVRFRALLMSKSLDQRIVAKTVEMAHFHEGYNPKSLKVALDSSPLWGAARVEDTYNLLGHALRKALFVIAQNYEQDDSGVTGVTATIGAEIITGTSLKAALDLDWDDPEARNVALSTILQTLDSVESWVKQKTDLDEKTSTQVNKSIEDARQIESQDVEEKSDGSPKLRKGVAKDRRISIEDEDMRHGRKSRSQKIDGYKRHIFKDLELQMVRAVGVTRANEPEASVTMAIEFDLNAQNVTTLDIKELHIDRAYLASHWVKQRTPDMTIICKAWKVRNGNFFDKNAFVLDWENHFIRCPNGVSLPFNEGTVVHFPKHECQTCPLRSQCTESKQGRSISIHPDESLLVELRERQTTQSGREKLRERVSVEHSLAHIGQWQGDKARYIGLRKNLFDLRRMAVVHNLHVLARMFETNNKEISNFNNSYSA; from the coding sequence ATGCGTCCATTAATATGGGAACCTCCAATCTCCCTGTCAAGCAAAGAAGAAAAAGTTGCGAAACGTATACGCAAAGCAAAGTTATTTGTATTTTTGCGGCAAATACGACACGAATTATTTGACCCAGACTTCCAAACGGAGTTAGCAAGGGTATTCAAGGACAGTAGTGTTGGTTTATCTCCAATACCACCAGCACAACTTGCACTTGCAGTAATTTTACAAGCATATACAGGGGTTTCAGATGACGAGGCAATAGAAGCGATTGAAATGGATAGGCGATGGCAGCTAGTTTTAGATTGTCTCGATTGTGAACAAGCTCCATTTGGCAAAGGGACACTAGTTAGATTTCGTGCGCTTTTGATGTCAAAGTCTCTTGACCAGAGGATTGTGGCGAAAACAGTTGAAATGGCACATTTTCATGAAGGTTACAATCCGAAGTCGTTAAAAGTAGCCTTAGATTCAAGCCCGTTATGGGGAGCGGCACGTGTGGAAGACACGTATAATTTGTTAGGTCATGCACTAAGGAAAGCATTATTCGTAATAGCTCAGAATTATGAACAGGACGATTCTGGTGTTACAGGCGTTACAGCGACTATCGGTGCAGAAATCATCACGGGAACGAGCCTGAAAGCTGCCTTAGATTTAGATTGGGATGACCCGGAAGCTCGTAATGTTGCACTATCTACAATATTGCAAACATTAGACTCAGTTGAGTCTTGGGTCAAACAAAAAACTGATTTGGATGAAAAAACAAGCACTCAAGTCAACAAGAGCATTGAAGATGCGAGGCAAATTGAATCACAAGATGTTGAGGAGAAATCTGATGGCTCCCCAAAGCTCCGTAAAGGTGTTGCTAAAGATAGACGCATTTCAATTGAGGATGAGGATATGCGTCATGGTCGTAAAAGTCGCAGCCAAAAAATTGATGGTTACAAACGTCATATTTTCAAAGACTTAGAATTGCAAATGGTAAGAGCTGTTGGTGTTACCAGAGCAAACGAACCAGAAGCATCTGTAACTATGGCAATTGAGTTCGACTTAAATGCCCAGAACGTAACAACTCTTGACATCAAAGAGCTACATATTGACCGTGCATATTTAGCTAGTCATTGGGTTAAACAACGCACACCTGATATGACTATTATTTGCAAGGCATGGAAAGTCCGCAACGGTAATTTTTTTGATAAAAATGCCTTTGTTCTGGATTGGGAAAATCATTTCATTCGCTGTCCCAATGGAGTTAGTTTACCCTTTAATGAGGGGACTGTTGTCCACTTCCCCAAACACGAATGTCAAACCTGTCCTTTACGCTCTCAATGTACAGAGAGTAAGCAAGGTCGCAGTATCTCTATTCACCCTGACGAGTCTCTACTTGTAGAGCTACGGGAACGTCAAACTACACAGAGTGGACGTGAGAAACTCCGCGAGCGCGTTAGTGTTGAGCATAGTTTAGCTCATATTGGTCAGTGGCAAGGAGATAAAGCTCGCTACATTGGCTTACGCAAAAACCTTTTTGACCTTCGACGTATGGCTGTTGTTCATAATCTCCACGTTCTTGCTCGTATGTTTGAAACTAATAATAAAGAAATTTCTAATTTTAATAATTCATACTCTGCCTGA
- a CDS encoding GldG family protein: protein MKTSNPKKPWKYLFLLGPFLLTAGLTTGLISGNWGITPLILLIPGIVIIILWFIWQSKQNKWWQKRSTQAGTNAIIATIAVITILGTINFLGTRYHFRNDLTETKLFSLAPQSRELVRSLQKNIKVWIFEINQNAIDRNLLENYQRQNPKFQFEYVDPQAKPGLVKEFAAKQGEVYLEANNQRQLVQVINERDRLSEISLTNRIQQITSANPTKVYFLQGHGEHQISGNGESISQAVQALNDKSFTTAALNLVEKNTIPRDTKVLVIAGAKRALLNTEVQALQDYLNGGGNILLMIDPDTDLGINPLLNQWGVKLDNRLAVDIAGNEAFGPAVPIITEYGNHPITKDFGNGISFYRLARPVDTTPTPGIEATPLLITKPYPNSWAESDQKSEKLEYNEGKDRKGPLTLGVALSRKAETVISQPTPTPTPTPTASPKVTPTASSSPTPTPKTLKTTAESRLVVIGNSDFATNDPFPLQLNGDVFLNSVTWLSQQDQKPLSIRPKEAKNRRINLSIAQISLLRWTSLLFLPLIGFLASGLIWWQRR from the coding sequence ATGAAAACAAGTAATCCAAAAAAACCTTGGAAATATCTATTTTTACTGGGTCCATTCTTGCTCACAGCAGGTTTAACTACTGGCTTAATTTCCGGGAACTGGGGAATTACTCCCCTCATACTTTTAATACCTGGAATAGTTATAATTATTCTCTGGTTTATTTGGCAAAGTAAACAAAATAAATGGTGGCAAAAACGTTCTACCCAAGCAGGAACCAACGCCATTATTGCCACAATTGCCGTGATTACGATTCTAGGAACTATTAACTTTTTAGGAACCCGCTATCATTTTCGCAACGATTTAACAGAAACCAAATTATTTAGCCTTGCACCCCAATCGCGGGAGTTGGTACGTTCATTACAAAAAAATATCAAAGTATGGATATTTGAGATTAATCAAAATGCCATAGATCGGAACTTACTAGAAAACTACCAAAGACAAAATCCCAAATTTCAATTTGAGTATGTTGATCCCCAAGCCAAACCGGGATTAGTCAAAGAATTTGCCGCAAAACAAGGAGAAGTATACTTAGAGGCAAACAATCAACGTCAATTAGTCCAGGTAATTAACGAACGCGATCGCTTATCGGAAATTAGCCTGACAAATCGTATTCAACAAATCACCAGTGCTAATCCTACCAAAGTTTACTTCCTCCAAGGTCACGGCGAACACCAAATATCTGGAAATGGAGAATCAATTTCCCAAGCAGTACAAGCACTCAACGATAAAAGCTTTACCACCGCAGCATTAAATCTCGTTGAAAAAAATACCATTCCCCGTGACACCAAAGTTTTAGTTATAGCTGGGGCAAAACGTGCGCTATTAAATACAGAAGTTCAAGCCCTTCAAGATTATCTCAACGGTGGTGGTAACATTCTCCTCATGATCGACCCAGATACAGACCTAGGAATCAACCCCCTACTCAACCAATGGGGTGTCAAACTAGATAACCGTCTTGCAGTCGATATCGCAGGCAATGAAGCCTTTGGTCCAGCCGTCCCCATTATCACCGAATACGGCAACCATCCCATCACCAAAGACTTTGGTAATGGCATTTCTTTCTACAGACTAGCACGACCTGTAGACACAACCCCCACACCAGGTATCGAAGCCACACCCTTACTCATCACCAAACCTTACCCCAATAGCTGGGCAGAAAGCGACCAAAAAAGCGAAAAACTCGAATATAACGAAGGCAAAGATCGTAAAGGTCCCCTAACACTGGGAGTCGCACTTTCTCGTAAAGCGGAAACAGTTATATCCCAACCAACACCCACCCCAACTCCAACTCCTACAGCGTCACCAAAGGTAACTCCCACTGCTTCTAGTTCCCCAACTCCAACTCCAAAAACCCTCAAAACCACAGCCGAATCTCGGTTAGTAGTTATTGGCAATTCAGATTTTGCCACCAATGATCCATTTCCCCTGCAACTTAACGGTGATGTCTTTCTCAACTCCGTCACCTGGTTAAGTCAACAAGATCAAAAACCCCTTTCCATCCGTCCGAAAGAAGCAAAAAACCGCCGTATAAATCTTTCAATTGCCCAAATATCACTATTGCGATGGACTTCATTATTATTCCTACCCCTAATTGGTTTTCTCGCATCCGGTTTAATTTGGTGGCAACGAAGATAA
- a CDS encoding ABC transporter permease: MGVVINNILAIYRRELQSYFVSPLAYAIAGIFWFLSGLFFVLILQDILQYVAELDLQGQVGAPVRAIDVPYEFIRAFLDRMGWLLLFILPILSMGLYAEERKRGTLELLATSPITNWAVAVGKLLGVLTFFVTLVMPLMVFEAIVLSSASPAISPNIMFVGHLGLILLAAAILSLGMFISSLTDSTILSAILTFAVTLLLLFMNAIAQNLGGGIGEILNHLSLLKHYNELVQGIFDTSSIILFASYIIFGIFLTAQSIDALRFQRQ; the protein is encoded by the coding sequence ATGGGTGTCGTGATTAATAATATCTTGGCGATATATCGCCGAGAACTGCAAAGTTATTTTGTCTCACCGTTAGCTTATGCGATCGCAGGAATCTTTTGGTTCTTATCTGGACTGTTTTTCGTGCTGATTCTCCAAGATATTCTCCAATATGTGGCAGAATTAGACCTTCAAGGACAAGTAGGGGCACCAGTTAGAGCCATTGATGTCCCTTATGAGTTTATTCGTGCTTTTCTGGATCGGATGGGTTGGTTGTTATTATTTATACTGCCAATTCTTTCCATGGGTTTATATGCTGAAGAGCGGAAGCGTGGCACACTAGAACTTTTAGCCACATCACCCATTACAAATTGGGCTGTTGCAGTGGGGAAACTACTGGGAGTATTAACATTTTTTGTTACCTTGGTGATGCCATTAATGGTCTTTGAAGCCATTGTTTTGAGTTCAGCAAGTCCTGCTATTTCCCCAAACATCATGTTCGTAGGTCATTTAGGATTAATCTTATTAGCAGCAGCAATATTATCTTTAGGGATGTTTATTTCCTCCCTCACCGATAGCACGATTCTCTCGGCTATTCTCACCTTTGCCGTAACTTTACTACTGTTGTTCATGAATGCGATCGCGCAAAATCTCGGTGGGGGAATTGGGGAAATCCTCAACCATTTGTCACTACTGAAACATTACAACGAATTAGTTCAAGGAATTTTTGACACCAGCAGCATCATATTGTTTGCTAGCTACATTATTTTTGGTATTTTTTTAACAGCACAATCAATTGATGCACTCCGCTTTCAGCGACAGTAA
- a CDS encoding ABC transporter ATP-binding protein: protein MIEVEHLNKTYGSTPAISDVTFNVEPGEILGFLGPNGAGKTTTMRILAGYLPATSGTARIAGLDVHENSLAVRQKIGYLPENPPLYPEMTIEGFLHFVARIKGVSAGDRITKVTAALQRCNLSDRKNTIIRKLSKGYKQRVGIAQAIVHDPPAIILDEPTVGLDPRQIIDVRNLIKSLAGTHTIILSTHILPEVSMTCSRVAIINRGEIMATNTPENLMTQLTSGSGYELEIEGEANLAKQVLQHLPGVSLVESIPTVNTGQTFLKANRTCLRVISQPGSEPANEIATALLRADFGLYEMRRVSATLEDVFLQLTTAEKTVDSPKESQENIAGETN, encoded by the coding sequence ATGATTGAAGTTGAGCATCTAAATAAAACCTATGGCTCAACCCCAGCAATTTCCGATGTCACATTTAATGTGGAACCAGGGGAAATTTTGGGGTTTTTGGGACCTAATGGTGCCGGGAAAACGACGACGATGCGAATTTTAGCTGGATATTTGCCTGCAACTAGTGGCACAGCTAGAATCGCAGGGTTGGATGTTCATGAAAATTCGCTGGCAGTGCGCCAAAAAATCGGTTATTTGCCGGAAAATCCCCCTTTATACCCAGAAATGACAATTGAAGGATTTCTGCATTTTGTGGCACGTATTAAAGGAGTATCCGCAGGCGATCGCATAACCAAAGTAACAGCCGCCCTGCAACGGTGCAACCTCAGCGACAGAAAAAATACAATTATTCGCAAGCTTTCCAAAGGTTATAAACAACGGGTGGGAATTGCCCAAGCAATTGTTCATGACCCCCCAGCAATTATTTTAGATGAACCGACGGTAGGACTAGATCCTCGGCAAATTATTGATGTGCGGAACTTAATTAAAAGCCTTGCAGGTACCCACACAATTATCCTTTCTACCCATATCCTCCCAGAAGTGAGCATGACCTGTAGTCGGGTTGCCATCATCAATCGTGGTGAAATTATGGCAACCAATACACCGGAAAACTTGATGACACAGTTGACAAGTGGCTCAGGTTATGAACTGGAAATAGAAGGAGAGGCAAATTTAGCCAAACAAGTATTACAACATCTACCTGGCGTGAGTTTGGTAGAATCGATTCCGACGGTGAATACTGGGCAGACATTCCTTAAGGCGAATCGCACCTGTTTGCGAGTTATATCCCAACCGGGAAGCGAACCAGCAAACGAGATAGCTACAGCTTTGTTGCGTGCTGATTTTGGTTTGTATGAGATGCGACGAGTCAGCGCTACCTTAGAAGATGTGTTTTTACAACTCACCACCGCCGAAAAAACCGTGGATTCCCCCAAAGAGTCCCAGGAAAATATCGCAGGAGAAACTAACTAA
- a CDS encoding DUF2281 domain-containing protein has protein sequence MLSSQLIATLNKLPPDLQTEILHYAEYLATKYTQTLPSENHPQKYRQAGTMKGMFTMSDDFDAPVEDLKDYM, from the coding sequence ATGCTCTCGTCCCAACTCATCGCCACCCTCAACAAACTTCCTCCAGATCTCCAAACTGAAATCCTCCACTACGCCGAATACCTCGCCACCAAATACACCCAAACCCTACCTTCAGAAAATCACCCCCAAAAATATCGCCAAGCCGGAACCATGAAAGGTATGTTCACCATGTCCGACGACTTCGACGCTCCGGTAGAAGATCTCAAAGATTACATGTAA
- a CDS encoding aspartyl protease family protein yields the protein MPSTVEFPFSDDEALPKILITLSHADYSVSANALLDTGSTVNLLPYDIGLQLGAVWEEQTVRLPLAGNLAKVEARGLFVHVQIANLEPVRLAFAWTQASQVPLILGQTNFFREFDVCFQRSQRTIEITRF from the coding sequence ATGCCTAGTACCGTCGAGTTTCCCTTTTCTGACGATGAAGCCTTACCCAAGATTCTTATCACTCTAAGTCATGCAGACTACTCTGTTTCTGCGAATGCGCTTCTAGATACTGGGTCTACGGTCAACCTATTACCTTATGACATTGGACTACAATTGGGTGCAGTTTGGGAGGAGCAAACTGTCCGTTTACCATTGGCTGGAAATCTCGCAAAGGTTGAAGCACGAGGTTTATTTGTGCATGTTCAAATTGCGAATCTGGAACCAGTTCGCCTAGCATTTGCCTGGACACAAGCCTCTCAAGTACCTTTAATTCTTGGGCAAACAAACTTCTTTCGGGAATTTGATGTTTGTTTTCAGCGATCGCAACGCACAATCGAAATTACCCGCTTCTAA
- a CDS encoding methyltransferase domain-containing protein, which produces MSNTVFPQFQHDLIPQSRSPEKDLGLASEMEAFRFSMFQLFQRKTDEIISDYPNEENQDRLYLKVRPVLDGCSEVKEVHHRRSMLQDLLWLRVLASIDDDRKRLEDVYRCHRSGKGGLELNPDLDIPSHQLKTKIHRMPGGYLQNLEEDNFEAGVLYDHGVFLYGRGWLGSLNDELGQTLIHHVLAQHYPDFQPQRILDLGCSVGHSTLPYQSAYPQAQVWGIDLGASLLRYAIARARILNKTVYFSQQNAESTEFADQSFDLVVSHILLHEIPGVARKRVFAESYRLLKPGGVMVHLESKLFLKPSTLVARYFRDTEVWANSEPYLASSKFEDFPTYALAAGFAPDEFHMYSVPGYYAAKQGNANAGWVAFCGVKS; this is translated from the coding sequence ATGAGCAATACAGTTTTCCCTCAATTCCAGCATGATTTGATTCCCCAAAGTCGTTCTCCTGAAAAAGACTTGGGACTTGCCAGTGAAATGGAAGCCTTTCGGTTCTCTATGTTTCAACTGTTTCAGCGGAAGACGGATGAAATTATCTCTGATTATCCCAATGAAGAAAATCAGGACAGACTGTACCTCAAAGTTCGCCCAGTCCTAGATGGATGTTCCGAGGTAAAAGAGGTTCACCATCGTCGCAGTATGCTTCAAGATCTTCTATGGTTGAGAGTTTTGGCAAGCATCGACGATGATCGAAAGCGTCTCGAAGATGTCTATCGATGCCATCGGTCGGGAAAAGGAGGACTGGAACTAAATCCAGATCTGGACATTCCCTCACACCAACTTAAGACCAAAATCCACAGAATGCCGGGGGGGTATCTTCAAAATCTTGAAGAGGATAATTTTGAGGCAGGGGTACTGTACGACCATGGGGTTTTTCTGTATGGACGGGGGTGGTTAGGATCCCTCAATGATGAACTCGGTCAGACCTTGATTCATCATGTCTTGGCACAGCACTACCCAGATTTTCAACCCCAGAGGATTTTGGATTTAGGGTGTTCAGTTGGTCACAGCACCTTACCCTATCAATCAGCTTATCCGCAAGCCCAAGTTTGGGGGATTGATCTAGGAGCGTCGTTGTTGAGATATGCGATCGCGCGCGCCAGAATTTTGAACAAAACAGTGTATTTCTCTCAACAGAATGCCGAAAGCACCGAATTTGCTGATCAGTCTTTTGATTTGGTAGTGAGCCATATTCTTCTGCACGAAATCCCTGGTGTGGCAAGGAAGCGAGTATTTGCTGAAAGCTATCGCCTACTGAAGCCTGGGGGAGTAATGGTGCATTTGGAGAGCAAATTATTTCTTAAACCTTCCACGCTAGTTGCTCGATATTTCCGCGACACAGAGGTCTGGGCGAATTCAGAACCCTATCTGGCTTCATCAAAATTCGAGGATTTTCCCACCTATGCTTTAGCTGCGGGGTTTGCGCCAGATGAGTTTCACATGTATTCTGTGCCGGGGTACTATGCCGCCAAACAGGGAAATGCCAATGCGGGGTGGGTGGCTTTTTGTGGGGTAAAGAGCTAA
- a CDS encoding cation:proton antiporter, protein MNFIDSVNIITPLSKLISHPLLGTATPSEYSPIILTGVLLSLIVVYIASKLGGEISRKIDLPPVLGELVAGVIVGASALHLLVFPEGGAEASNSVIVGLLQFINNLTPDAATSIFEAQSEVVSVLAEIGVIILLFEIGLESDLKELKKVGYQATVVACVGVAVPFIAGTVGLIYFFHFPAIPAIFAGAALTATSIGITSKVLSEIGQLKSREGQIIVGAAVIDDILGIIVLAVVASLAKTGEVDIANVIYLIVSATAFLIGSILLGKFFNQSFVGIADKLQTRGNIIIPALIFAFFMAFIGNAIHLEAILGAFAAGLVLDETDKRKELDEQVKPIADILVPIFFVTVGAKVDLSVLNPAIPTNREGLFIAIFLIAIAIVGKFVTGWAVFGQPGINRVAIGVGMIPRGEVGLVFAGIGSASGVLDKPLQAAIIMMVILTTFIAPPLLRLAFKEPVEPQKPLEKQADAVIGS, encoded by the coding sequence ATGAATTTTATAGACTCAGTAAATATCATTACCCCTTTATCAAAGCTGATTTCCCACCCTTTGCTAGGAACAGCTACCCCATCAGAATATAGCCCCATCATCCTCACCGGAGTATTACTGAGCCTGATTGTTGTTTACATTGCCAGTAAACTGGGTGGTGAAATTTCCCGAAAAATCGACTTACCACCAGTTTTAGGTGAATTAGTAGCTGGTGTCATCGTTGGTGCTTCCGCTTTACATCTTTTGGTGTTTCCCGAAGGTGGTGCAGAAGCATCCAACTCCGTAATTGTAGGACTTTTACAGTTCATCAACAATCTGACTCCCGATGCCGCAACCTCAATTTTTGAAGCTCAAAGCGAAGTTGTTTCAGTTTTAGCGGAAATAGGGGTGATTATTCTCCTATTTGAAATCGGTTTAGAATCGGATTTAAAAGAATTAAAAAAAGTTGGATATCAAGCAACAGTTGTAGCTTGCGTAGGTGTGGCAGTTCCCTTTATTGCAGGTACAGTTGGGTTAATTTACTTTTTCCATTTTCCCGCAATTCCCGCGATTTTTGCAGGTGCCGCACTCACAGCTACTAGTATTGGTATTACCTCCAAAGTGCTTTCCGAAATTGGTCAATTAAAATCCCGTGAAGGTCAAATTATCGTTGGTGCTGCGGTAATTGATGACATTCTGGGAATCATTGTGTTAGCAGTGGTTGCAAGCTTGGCAAAAACAGGTGAAGTAGATATAGCTAACGTTATCTATTTAATTGTCAGTGCAACAGCATTTTTGATTGGTTCAATATTACTGGGAAAATTCTTCAATCAATCCTTTGTGGGGATTGCTGATAAGTTGCAAACGCGAGGAAACATCATTATTCCTGCGCTTATATTTGCCTTCTTCATGGCTTTTATTGGTAACGCAATTCATTTAGAAGCCATTTTGGGTGCGTTTGCTGCGGGTTTGGTACTGGATGAAACCGACAAACGTAAGGAACTAGACGAGCAAGTTAAACCAATTGCTGATATTTTAGTACCGATATTCTTTGTTACAGTTGGGGCAAAAGTTGACCTGAGTGTACTCAATCCAGCAATTCCCACCAACCGGGAAGGATTATTTATCGCCATATTTTTGATTGCGATCGCAATCGTTGGTAAATTTGTCACAGGTTGGGCAGTTTTTGGGCAACCGGGAATTAATCGAGTTGCCATTGGTGTGGGAATGATTCCCCGTGGTGAAGTTGGTTTGGTGTTTGCGGGGATTGGTTCTGCAAGTGGTGTGTTAGATAAACCGTTACAAGCAGCAATTATTATGATGGTGATTTTGACAACCTTTATCGCTCCACCGTTGTTGAGATTAGCATTTAAAGAACCTGTGGAACCACAGAAACCATTGGAGAAACAAGCCGATGCGGTGATTGGTAGTTAA
- a CDS encoding P-II family nitrogen regulator, whose product MSKRANKLVIVTEKVLLKKVAKIIDECGATGYTVVDTGGKGSRNVRSTGKPSSADTDSNVKFEVLTESREMAEKIADQVAIKFFTDFAGIIYLCEAEVLYGRHFCGPEGC is encoded by the coding sequence ATGTCCAAGCGTGCCAATAAACTCGTCATCGTCACAGAAAAGGTTCTACTGAAAAAGGTCGCCAAGATCATTGATGAATGTGGGGCAACTGGTTATACAGTGGTTGATACTGGCGGTAAAGGCAGTCGCAACGTGCGCTCTACAGGTAAACCCAGCAGTGCCGACACCGATTCAAATGTCAAGTTCGAGGTACTCACCGAAAGTCGGGAGATGGCAGAGAAGATTGCAGATCAGGTTGCAATCAAGTTTTTCACCGATTTTGCAGGCATTATCTATCTCTGTGAAGCAGAGGTACTGTACGGTAGACATTTCTGTGGACCAGAGGGCTGCTAA
- a CDS encoding sodium-dependent bicarbonate transport family permease, which yields MDFLSLFLTDFVAQLQSPTLAFLIGGMIIAALGSELIIPESICTIIVFMLLTKIGLTGGIAIRNSNLTQMVLPMLFAIMVGIIVVFIARYTLAKLPKVKVVDAIATGGLFGAVSGSTMAAGLTVLEEQKIPYEAWAGALYPFMDIPALVTAIVVANIYLNKRKVKQAAYSTEQPVAAGDYPDQQDYPSNRQEYLNQQKGDGDNKVKIWPIIKESLQGSALSAMLLGLALGLFTQPESVYKSFYDPAFRGLLSILMLVMGIEAWSRIGELRKVAQWYVVYSVVAPFLHGLIAFGLGMIAHQVAGFSMGGVVILAVIASSSSDISGPPTLRAGIPSANPSAYIGASTAVGTPVAIGICIPFFIGLAQAITQQAGK from the coding sequence ATGGATTTCTTGTCCCTTTTCTTGACAGACTTCGTTGCCCAGTTGCAATCCCCAACACTCGCCTTTTTGATTGGTGGGATGATCATTGCTGCCCTTGGTAGCGAATTAATCATTCCAGAGTCGATTTGTACGATCATCGTCTTCATGCTGCTCACTAAAATCGGTCTGACAGGTGGAATTGCGATCCGCAATTCCAACCTGACACAGATGGTGTTACCCATGCTCTTTGCCATCATGGTAGGGATTATTGTTGTCTTCATCGCCCGCTATACCTTAGCCAAACTACCAAAGGTGAAAGTCGTGGATGCCATCGCCACTGGGGGTTTGTTTGGTGCGGTGAGTGGTTCTACCATGGCAGCAGGCTTGACGGTACTGGAAGAACAAAAAATTCCATACGAGGCATGGGCTGGTGCACTCTATCCCTTCATGGATATCCCAGCGCTCGTAACTGCGATTGTGGTGGCTAACATTTACCTCAACAAGAGGAAGGTTAAACAAGCAGCCTACTCTACTGAACAGCCCGTTGCGGCTGGCGATTATCCCGATCAACAAGATTATCCCAGCAACCGTCAGGAGTATCTCAACCAGCAGAAGGGGGATGGGGATAACAAGGTCAAGATATGGCCAATTATCAAGGAAAGCCTCCAGGGTTCTGCCCTATCGGCAATGTTATTAGGTCTGGCTCTTGGACTATTCACCCAACCGGAAAGTGTCTATAAAAGCTTCTACGATCCTGCCTTTCGCGGCTTGCTTTCCATCTTGATGCTGGTCATGGGTATAGAAGCTTGGTCAAGAATTGGCGAATTGCGTAAGGTAGCCCAGTGGTACGTCGTGTATAGTGTGGTGGCACCATTTTTACATGGGTTAATTGCCTTCGGTCTCGGCATGATTGCCCACCAAGTTGCGGGATTCAGCATGGGTGGCGTTGTCATCCTAGCTGTCATTGCCTCCTCCAGTTCAGACATCTCAGGTCCACCCACATTACGAGCAGGTATCCCCTCAGCGAATCCCTCCGCCTATATAGGTGCATCCACAGCTGTCGGTACGCCAGTTGCCATCGGTATCTGTATACCCTTCTTCATCGGACTTGCCCAGGCGATCACCCAGCAAGCCGGTAAGTAA